From a region of the Zerene cesonia ecotype Mississippi chromosome 11, Zerene_cesonia_1.1, whole genome shotgun sequence genome:
- the LOC119830172 gene encoding U7 snRNA-associated Sm-like protein LSm10, protein MFVGYSKERFMYHNTLLCLVRSLEDKKITIDLRNDTYVCGDLVSVDGYMNLSLNKAVYCDPQGNEYFFEHLFVQARNIRYIHIPESVSIISSIKQELHCNKHVPKEKPTAKSRKVQKAQKLHMEIVASLNTDNTVKLSE, encoded by the exons ATGTTTGTTGGTTACTCTAAAGAACGATTTATGTATCACAACACATTACTCTGTTTAGTGAGATCACtggaagataaaaaaataacaatagacCTAAGAAATGACACATATGTTTGTGGAGATCTAGTATCTGTTGATgg atacatGAATCTTTCACTAAATAAAGCTGTGTATTGTGACCCACAaggaaatgaatatttttttgaacatttatttgtcCAAGCTCGAAATATTCGATACATTCATATTCCTGAATCA GTCTCCATAATATCGTCTATAAAACAAGAGCTGCATTGCAATAAACATGTTCCAAAAGAAAAACCTACAGCCAAATCAAGAAAAGTTCAAAAGGCACAAAAGCTGCACATGGAGATAGTAGCATCATTAAATACTGATAATACTGTTAAATTGTCTgagtaa
- the LOC119830562 gene encoding cytochrome c oxidase assembly factor 1 homolog produces the protein MTYISNSKLLQIAAIGGFVVASTGLYLQTKLVDKVRDLDYYRLALKKLRSHPGAVFYLGEPIKDKRFKIRDSEKNYCDQKTARFKIPVSGPKDRGSYFIWAENQDEKWSITKAELELKSRPDERLVIIQS, from the coding sequence ATGACGTATATTTCCAATTCGAAACTATTGCAAATCGCCGCAATAGGTGGATTTGTTGTCGCTAGTACGGGATTGTacctacaaacaaaattagtCGACAAAGTAAGAGACTTGGATTATTATAGACTTGCTCTTAAAAAATTGAGATCACATCCAGGCGCCGTTTTTTACTTAGGAGAACCAATAAAAGATAagagatttaaaataagagacagtgaaaaaaattattgtgatCAAAAAACGGCTAGATTCAAAATACCTGTATCAGGACCTAAAGATCGAGGGAGTTACTTCATTTGGGCAGAAAATCAAGACGAAAAGTGGTCTATAACAAAGGCTGAGTTAGAGTTAAAATCAAGACCAGATGAAAGATTAGTCATTATTCAATCCTAA